The Lathyrus oleraceus cultivar Zhongwan6 chromosome 5, CAAS_Psat_ZW6_1.0, whole genome shotgun sequence genome includes the window TCGATTGCCCTTAATTGGATTTCATGTTTTTGTTATGCAGATGATGAAGGACTTCTTAATATGGGTTGATCGTGATATTGGCCGATGGGGTCCACTTGTTTTGTAAGTTAGTTTTCATTTTTTATGGGATTTTTTGGAGTCTCATAGTTGTGACATATTGTTTGAATCTGTGTAATTTTATATAATTGCAAATCATGGAGTTGTTAGTTGTTAAAAGGAAATATTTTGTTGTGAAGGAGCTTATTAGCTTAGTTGAAATATCTGTTGCTAGAGCTTTGATATTGTTTTTCCTGGCTATAATATAAAGATTGTTATAGTTAACATCATTTAGGTTTGACTTATTTGTTTTTCATGTTATATCTTATTTCTATTGATAAGTGTAATGGTTCAATCTTCAATTTGGAGCTATTCTTTTCTGCTAAGCCTAATTTGGAAGCTGTCTCTTATTAAATAAGTTTACGAGTTTTAGAAGAACTTCATTACCCTTTGGACTTACTAGTGAAAGGCCTGAGATGTTGCTGTATGCATGAATTAGAGTTATTGATTTCTATGAATGTTGAGTTGAGTGTTCCTTAGATCATATTGTTTTTGTCAAATAGCGGTTGGAGCGGCGCTAAACTGCTAGAGTGTAGCGGAATTTGATTGGAACAGGTTTCTATTGTTCTGCTATTCGCTATTTTAGTACATTGTGTCTTCGAATAGTTACTATTGTGGTGCTCTGGCTCTCTAGCAAAGCGGAATTTGAACAAATTGCTATTTTCCGCGATCCGCAATTTACAACATTGGATGAAGTCCCTTTGTCATAGGTGTTGatgctggatgtttgaaggtatcagttgatattgcagttgatATTTAAATATGTTTTCTTATTTTGATGTAACAAATTTTTGTTATAAAGTTTATGATATTTATTTGAATTTACAGATTGAGAATGAGTATGGACCTGTGGAATGGGAGATTGGTGCTCCTGGAAAGGCTTACACAAGTTGGGCTGCTCAAATGGCGGTAGGTCTAGACACCGGCGTACCTTGGGATATGTGCAAGCAAGAAGACGCCCCTGATCCCGTTGTAAGATTTTCTCCCGTAATCATGATCATCTGTATTCACACATTTAGAAAATCGATAGTCGTTTGATCAAGATCAGACGATCTGAAAATGAggattttaatattatttatcGACTATGTTGTAGATTGACACTTGCAATGGATATTATTGTGAAAACTTCACTCCCAATGAGAACAATAAACCCAAAATGTGGACCGAGAATTGGTCCGGATGGTAAGTCATGCTCATACAAATGCTACCATTAATATAAAGCTAGAAGCATTTCATTTGGGATCAAATGTTTAATTTTTTGTTACATGTTCTACAGGTACACTGATTTTGGTAGCGGTATATCTCATACAACTCACCACTCCTTTCTCTCTCATAATTCCTCTCTCTCCTCCGACAATTACCCGCCACCATGACCGTCATGATGTCCGCTCCCATTGACGTACGTCTTTCCCCAATCTCTCTCCTACTTACTATCTCTGCTCCTACTTATTCATAACTCGCGATTAACTGCTTTACGGTTTTAGGTCAATTTGATTTCTACTTCATTTTTCATGTTTTTGATCTGAGCGACTCAAACTTCGTCGCAATTTTCCTTTTTCTGTGCACTTCAGGTTTTGATTTTAGGGCTTTGTTATCGTGGTGGATCCGAACTAGGGTGTGATGTATTTTCTTTTGTGTAGCAGCAAGAGGATGAGGAGGTGCTCGTGCCACATGCTGATTTGCCTGAGAACAACCACCAGCCCATGGAAGGTACTTATTGTTTTATGGTTCTTTTGATCCGTTTGGAAATTCTCTTATTTTTAGGAACTGTGTTTTACTGTTTTCTCAGCTTTTGTTTCATGTAATTGAATTGCTTGTAAAGTGGATTATGCGTTATTGTTTGATTTAAAAAAGTAATATAGAGGGGAGGCTGTGGGAATTTGACTTAAAAGTTGTAATTTGTGGGTTTCATGCTATCACATTTTGAATGAAGAAAAAATTCTGCAGTGAATGTGCTGTTTGGATCAGTTTTTACCCACAATCAAATTGTCAGCTAAAGATTATACAGAATAATCTAAAGCCTAAATTAATGTCCAGTTACTGATTACTTTAGATTTTGGATTTATGGAATTTTAATGTAGTTATTGACTGTGCAATTCCAAAAGTTTATTTGATTTTTACAATTGTAGGTTTGGATCAGTTACTGATTACTTTAGATGTTTGATTTATGGAATCAAGAGCAGGTTTTTCATTTAATGCTTATTCTTTCTTAGTTCCAATTCCAAAAGTTTATTTGATTTTTACAATTGTAACTGTTTTCTGCTTTGTGCTGCATGAAATGTGTTTAAGGAAAGTGGGAATGAACACAAGAATTAGAATTGTCATGGTTTAATACAAAAAGATTAAGTGTTGTAAACATCTTATATTTGTAATCATTTGGAACTTTTGTATTCAGTCCATTAATCAAGACCCATTAGGTTTAGAATAGCCTATTTAAACGAATTTGTGCTTGTAGCCTATGAACAACTTTGAAATATATCTAAAATATTTCCTACATGGTATCCTGAGCTCTTCGTTTTGGGGCTAGCTTCCGCATACACCGTAACTTCTGTCATTGTGGTAAACCTTAGCCACCTTCATTGAGGCCCTTTGCTGCTTTCATTGCAGTATTCTAATAAAATGCATTTTTGTGATTTCTAGACGCGTCTTGCTTATATTTTTCGTCCTGTATATTAAAGATTAACGTTTTGGAAATGGAAAAGCTATCAAGCCAACAGAACCTGGATACTGTTTATGATTTAGCAACCGAGCATAATGTGAGTGCCAGGGAGAAAATTGAAGAGGTAGTCATTGTTTTTCTTAATATTGTTTCTTCAACGGTGCTTTCTAATCTAATTGAAAGATATTTATATTAGATTATTGATTGCACATTGACTATCATAGTTAATTCCATAATTGCACAATGTTTTATGAATTTTTATTTAGTTATTTGAAAGTGCTCATTGTTATGTAAAAAATTGTGTCATTTTTTTTTCCTTATTCACATTTCTAATTCCTGAATTTTGTTTCATCTACTTAGCTCAATAATGAGCTTATAAAAGCACAGGAGGCAGCTCGAGTGGCCAATGAACAACTTATTTCCAGTCAAACTGTGAGCAACATTGACGCATGCATTTTATGCTTTGTATAAACTTTTACAGTCTTGCTTAATTATGATTTCATGGTTATATAACCTTTCCTATAAAACGGATTTTTGATGTTTCATGTAGGATGAGAATGTTGACTTTATAGCCAGTGTTTCCATGGGAATCGAAGACGTAATGTCCGAAGTACAAAACTCGAAAGAAGCTGTTCAAAGTGTTATTTTGATGATTGATGATGCGACTAAAAGTTTCTCTACTCTCTGTCATATACTCCTTGTAAGTATTATTCCGGCAGTATATTGGATAAATGTAATGAAAAAAAATTGCTTAGTGTTTATTTCATAGTGTCTTGAGCCGCTATTTTTTGTTTTCTAACTAATTTTTGTATCTACGTAAATATGTTTAGACTCGTCAATTTTGATTTCAATTTATGATTTGATGCAGGGTTTCAAAACCTCAATATCTCAAGATTCTGCAGGACAAAAATTAATCTTTAATAATTGTCAGAAGTTGAATTCTTGCTTAACTCAAACAATATTCGAGCTTGAGAATCAGAAGGTAAAATTTCCTTTCTATTATGGTATGTTTCTAGTCATATCCAAGTTCTCTGGTAGGTCTAATATTTTGGTTGCAGATTCTTCTCGACAGCCAGTTATCGAATATTCAAAAGCTTCTTGAGGAATCAAAACTAGATGCTCAGAGCTCCCATAATTCTTTGCTGGTAGGCCTTTATTTGATGACATGTTATCTGTACTATCTCTTGTTTTGCCGGATTGTGTAATGCACCATCTCGGGCATGCTAAGGTTTTGTTATTTTTATAGGAACGGTTAGAACAACAAGAATTGGAAAATCAAGAGCTGATTTCTTATATCCAAACTCTTGAAAAAGAGTAGCATGTTTAACATCATCTTCAGTGGCCAAGGAAAAGGAAACTCTAAGAAAAGATCTTGAGAAGGCAAAAACCAGGATGAAAGAAACTGAATCTAAGCTTAAGATCGCTATGCAAGAGAAAACAAAACTTGAGGTTTTTTTGCTATACTCAAGTGTTTTATTGGTTTCATTGTAACATATTGACGCGTCGTACGCATATAATTTTGTTCCCCAACATATTTGTAGGGCGAGAAAGCCTCTGTTGAACGAGAGATCAAACGGTTGCATGGTCAGAATAAGCTGAAATGAAAAACCTGCTCTTGAAGTCTTTTGATAACAAGAATAGCCTTTGACTCTTTAAGACTGTTATTGTAATTGTATTTCTGTGTGTCTAATATGATCATACATGGTGTATATTTATATGCAGATAGGGAATATACAATAGGAAATAATATCCATTACAGTTATGATCATATATGGTGTATATTTATATGCAGATAGGGAATATACAATAGGGATTATTCTGCATTTGGCTCTTATTTATACGGTacaatgtttgttcataaatttgtgtaattaatgtgtacatttgtagtatatgtaatgacttgtaaatgtgtacataaatttgtatatattttgatacatttaaggcaaaattggtttgaattggtatatatatatttgttagccaaaaattggtagaaaaaaggccaaaatggcatatataaaatgtgataattgtctgtcaaaatctggttgaaaacaggtagaaattctggtttataaatctggaaaaaaggtggtttaaaacaaaagcttcaaaaaatttcgtataccttagacagcgcttttgtaaaaagcgctgtctaaggggggattagaaagcgctttaggcaaaagcgctgtctaaggggggggcttagacagcgctttttgaaaagcgctgtctaaggtatacctaaaaaaattaaaataggagggtcttagaaagcgcttttggccaaagcactgtctaagggggtggggcttagacagcgcttttcaaaagcgctgtctaaggtatacctaaaaaatttaaaataagagggtcttataaagtgcttttggccaaagcgctgtctaaggggggggggggggggggcttagacagcgcttttaagatttaaaaaagcgctgtctaaacctttagcagcggaggtttagacagcgctttaaagcgctgtctaaggctaaaaaaagcgctgtctaaggtcttgtcTGTTGTAGtgtttatttatttaatttttttttttagtaaacaaaagtaagagaaacaatgatgtataattcaagcatgcttggtgatctcaaaccaatcacaaggagtcccacccaaaggcaaagggaaccaagatgctcatgatccttgaggctatgcaaatgcaatgttatgatgccatgagggattttagggtcaaaattggggtcttacaggaatgacgctcacacctttctctcatttcttcttctttcttggttCAACATCCTTTTTCACCTCCAATTCAGTCTCATTTTCTGTTGGCAAATCCTGCTCTTTTCGCGACGCGAAGGGGGATCGTGGCGCGAACTGAAGAGTTCCAGCCACTTTCTCCCTTCCACCAACCATATCCTCTTTTTCCAGCACCccatccatatcattctctactGTAATTTCCTGACTTTTTTCACTTGTCAACTCTTTACCGCTCCTCGtgacaattgctttacaatgctcatttggattggtttgagtgttagcggaaaaggaagatcctgcgttttgttccgacagttgcttcgcaagttggcctacttgattttccagattcttgattgctgcttcgttactcttctgatttgccatggaagcttgcatgaattgttgaagagtgtcctctagcttggaatttcctccttgcgattgttggccttgagagtttgggtgttgatagggactgttgctgaaaattttgattgttgaaccttgatggttgatagccttgattatttcttggttgataaccttgattgttatgaggttgtctttgatagccttgattttggTTGTTtacataactcacttcttctagtggaggacaaaaaccagtaggatgatctccttgacataattcgcaacatgctacttgatgtcgaacttgagacccttgaatttccttcattttctgtggaagcttggccatttgttgagtaagcaactccacttg containing:
- the LOC127087600 gene encoding kinesin-like protein KIN-7O isoform X1, encoding MTVMMSAPIDQQEDEEVLVPHADLPENNHQPMEDASCLYFSSCILKINVLEMEKLSSQQNLDTVYDLATEHNVSAREKIEELNNELIKAQEAARVANEQLISSQTDENVDFIASVSMGIEDVMSEVQNSKEAVQSVILMIDDATKSFSTLCHILLGFKTSISQDSAGQKLIFNNCQKLNSCLTQTIFELENQKILLDSQLSNIQKLLEESKLDAQSSHNSLLERLEQQELENQELISYIQTLEKE
- the LOC127087600 gene encoding kinesin-like protein KIN-7O isoform X4; protein product: MRRCSCHMLICLRTTTSPWKINVLEMEKLSSQQNLDTVYDLATEHNVSAREKIEELNNELIKAQEAARVANEQLISSQTDENVDFIASVSMGIEDVMSEVQNSKEAVQSVILMIDDATKSFSTLCHILLGFKTSISQDSAGQKLIFNNCQKLNSCLTQTIFELENQKILLDSQLSNIQKLLEESKLDAQSSHNSLLERLEQQELENQELISYIQTLEKE
- the LOC127087600 gene encoding kinesin-like protein KIN-7O isoform X3; translation: MYFLLCSSKRMRRCSCHMLICLRTTTSPWKINVLEMEKLSSQQNLDTVYDLATEHNVSAREKIEELNNELIKAQEAARVANEQLISSQTDENVDFIASVSMGIEDVMSEVQNSKEAVQSVILMIDDATKSFSTLCHILLGFKTSISQDSAGQKLIFNNCQKLNSCLTQTIFELENQKILLDSQLSNIQKLLEESKLDAQSSHNSLLERLEQQELENQELISYIQTLEKE
- the LOC127087600 gene encoding kinesin-like protein KIN-7O isoform X2, with the translated sequence MTVMMSAPIDQEDEEVLVPHADLPENNHQPMEDASCLYFSSCILKINVLEMEKLSSQQNLDTVYDLATEHNVSAREKIEELNNELIKAQEAARVANEQLISSQTDENVDFIASVSMGIEDVMSEVQNSKEAVQSVILMIDDATKSFSTLCHILLGFKTSISQDSAGQKLIFNNCQKLNSCLTQTIFELENQKILLDSQLSNIQKLLEESKLDAQSSHNSLLERLEQQELENQELISYIQTLEKE
- the LOC127087600 gene encoding kinesin-like protein KIN-7O isoform X6 → MFDLWNQEQINVLEMEKLSSQQNLDTVYDLATEHNVSAREKIEELNNELIKAQEAARVANEQLISSQTDENVDFIASVSMGIEDVMSEVQNSKEAVQSVILMIDDATKSFSTLCHILLGFKTSISQDSAGQKLIFNNCQKLNSCLTQTIFELENQKILLDSQLSNIQKLLEESKLDAQSSHNSLLERLEQQELENQELISYIQTLEKE
- the LOC127087600 gene encoding kinesin-like protein KIN-7O isoform X5; translated protein: MEDASCLYFSSCILKINVLEMEKLSSQQNLDTVYDLATEHNVSAREKIEELNNELIKAQEAARVANEQLISSQTDENVDFIASVSMGIEDVMSEVQNSKEAVQSVILMIDDATKSFSTLCHILLGFKTSISQDSAGQKLIFNNCQKLNSCLTQTIFELENQKILLDSQLSNIQKLLEESKLDAQSSHNSLLERLEQQELENQELISYIQTLEKE